A window of Solanum stenotomum isolate F172 chromosome 9, ASM1918654v1, whole genome shotgun sequence genomic DNA:
GCCTAGTTGTGGTGTCAGGATATGTGGAGGAACCACGCCTAGCTGCAGTGTCAGGATATGTGGAGGAACCAAGTCTAGTTGCGGTGTCAGGATATGTGGAGGAACCACGCCTAGCTGCGGTGTCAGAATATGTGGAGGAACCACGCCTAGCTGCGGTGTCAGGATATGTGGAGGAATCACGCCTAGCTGCTGTGTCAGGCTCATATCCTCTGCCTCTTTCTTGAGAAGAAACTAAATCACCTGGTTTCTTAATAGAAGAAACTTGGCTGGGAATAAATGGggggaaaaagagaagaagattaGAGAAGAATAAAATGGATTATGGTCAAGTATAAACAACTGCAAGTATGTCTTTACCTATGATTTCTTTGCACAGACTTATTCTTCATAGCAGCTAAATTCTTTACTTCTCGACTGAAAGAAACAGCGGAAGAGAGAGTGATCAATATGAAAATAGAGGCTATATCAAAGAGGCAaatgaaatagcacaaataacacaaaaaataatacacAAACAGCAGTTGTTTTCTTTAGTTAGAACTAGAATTGTTAAAATATCTTATAGCACAATTTTCCAATCAAACGGCATATACCAAGAATCCACATTCGATGTAACCCATGAAGGTAGTGGCAGTGGAGGACAGGTTTAAGAACACAAGCACAAAAACTGGGAAAGACCATTCAGTATGGAGTGGGGAAGAGAGAGCATTTGcatgaataaaataatgttgAAGCCATGTAATTGTTCTAATGGAGGCCAAACTTACCTGTTGACAAACTCTATTTTTGCCTTCTTCATCAACGGACTCTTTGTGTTGCCAAAATTGCTACCAAGTCCACTACCTACAAGTTACCTCTTTAATCAGGAACAAAAATATCACGCATTCTAAATTAACATAACATGTTTAGTTTGATAGGAAAAGGTATCTAAAGAAAACATGCAGCCTACCATAAAAGCTTCTTTTATTGCTAGAAGGGGGAACCTTTGTGCAGACTCGAACTTGTCGGCTTTGCCGTTCTACACACAGATAACAAAGATTCAATCTCAATAGTAATAGTAACTCACAACATATCTCCATAAAAAGAGAAACTAAACAAGTTTCAAGAACTAGATAAAGTCATATATGATCATGACGACACAACAACATACCCCAGTGTAATCCACCAGTGGGGTGTGGAGAGGGTAGTGCGTAAACAGACCTTACCTTTACATTGGAAGGTAGTGAGGTTacgatagaccctcggctcatgaaaaaacatattataCAACCTATCACCATAAAAGACCAAATAAAAATTTCTGGGCAGGATTTTTGGAACTCCCTAGCTGATACTGAATTCTGTAATACGAGTTTACAAGTCCCACATAGTCCTTTAAGAGGTAATTGGAAAATTTCCCATTGTTATTAAAGGAAACAGCCTAATTAGTCTAGATCAGCATCTGAATATATGACAGCTTATTATGGCCTCAACTAAAACTAGAGGATGGTACCACTTACTGGGAAtacaaattaaagaacaaagaAACAGAAGTAAAGCACATACTGGCATTTTCATTTTGGTACAATTCCTTGATTCTCTCGAATGACCTTTGTTGAGTTTCCTCCATTTCCTCTGTCTTCGCCTGCAAGTATATTGATATACCCTTTGGTAATGTAGAATGATTTGGTAACAACAATAAGAGGAAGATGTGATCCACTACTAAacatatatcataaatcataacaagggagtaaaaacaaaatatgatatgataaatCACCTCATATAACTGTTTCCATTTAAATGTTactttcactttcttcattcTCTCGACCACCTGATTGATGCTCTTGTCACCAAACTCAATCTGGTAAAACCTCTTCCAAAGTCTATCAGTCACTTGACTGAGATCTCTTCCCTGAAAGAAGAATTTGAGCATTAAAAATGGACTTGATATGTAACACTGCAAGAGGATAACCTAATCATACAGTTTCTTACTTCTGTCGAATTCTCCACATGTGTTAACTGTTCAAGAGAACAGTGAGGCAAAATGCGCTCTAGTAGATGAGTGTCTGTTTCACCAACATCCCCAAGGTATCTCACATTATCTACTGCTGTCTGAACACATAAATCTACCAGCGAAGGAACCTTACACCTCATTGTAAAACGCCTTTTATGTCTCGGTACGTGTTTCAATCTATTCTGGCCAGCTCACACCTTCATATGAAAAAATCAGCAGAAGAAAGAAAATCCAGAACGTAAATCCAAATTTAGAAGCATTTAGTACATTCAATACTAAACCAGATAAACAATAGCTTCCTGCTGTTTATCAGCTAACCTTCTGTATGTTTCCTGTTGAATTTCGAGAAATTACTCCTTGAACAGATACAGTTGAATTTCTTGTTTTCACATTTatcatttttgaacatttataATTGATGCTTGTGTATAGCATATCA
This region includes:
- the LOC125876777 gene encoding uncharacterized protein LOC125876777, translating into MRCKVPSLVDLCVQTAVDNVRYLGDVGETDTHLLERILPHCSLEQLTHVENSTEGRDLSQVTDRLWKRFYQIEFGDKSINQVVERMKKVKVTFKWKQLYEAKTEEMEETQQRSFERIKELYQNENAKRQSRQVRVCTKVPPSSNKRSFYGSGLGSNFGNTKSPLMKKAKIEFVNSREVKNLAAMKNKSVQRNHSQVSSIKKPGDLVSSQERGRGYEPDTAARRDSSTYPDTAARRGSSTYSDTAARRGSSTYPDTATRLGSSTYPDTAARRGSSTYPDTTTRLGSSPMALSARSKFTSRWERS